One Oncorhynchus clarkii lewisi isolate Uvic-CL-2024 chromosome 32, UVic_Ocla_1.0, whole genome shotgun sequence DNA window includes the following coding sequences:
- the LOC139392406 gene encoding tumor necrosis factor receptor superfamily member 11B-like gives MTLFFMLMLVSADGSMALHARTFKNDDRYSGLSLVCDRCPPGTYLRAPCSATRKSDCAECPNGAYTEFWNHISKCLRCSMCAENQVVKQACSPSNNCECECKEDYYFNKRYEACIKHKECPPGYGANTTGTPQKDTECVQCQAGFYSEVSSAKATCQAQSNCKVGGLRVVLKGQDWHDTLCASCHDLKTRDGAEYLHEILPTFFIQLHQTMGIKRMRRLATRLPQEGGKKPLIGTVMKLNRRGLHDFMNSWDQSAGNDQVRKLPEVLRKIGAFNMGDKLERKLAYIDQQSKLCEELVEVAQN, from the exons ATGACG CTCTTTTTTATGTTGATGCTAGTCAGTGCTGATGGCAGTATGGCACTACACGCCCGAACTTTCAAAAACGATGATCGTTACTCTGGTCTTTCGTTAGTGTGTGACCGCTGTCCACCTGGAACGTACCTCCGCGCGCCCTGCAGTGCAACGCGAAAGAGCGACTGTGCGGAATGTCCCAATGGGGCATACACTGAATTTTGGAACCACATCTCCAAGTGCCTGCGCTGCAGCATGTGCGCCGAGAACCAGGTTGTCAAGCAGGCGTGTTCTCCATCCAACAACTGCGAGTGCGAGTGCAAGGAGGATTACTACTTCAACAAGAGATACGAAGCATGCATCAAACATAAAGAATGTCCCCCCGGGTATGGAGCGAATACTACAG GTACACCACAAAAAGATACAGAATGTGTGCAGTGCCAGGCCGGATTCTATTCTGAAGTTTCCTCCGCAAAAGCGACCTGTCAAGCGCAATCAAACTGCAAAGTTGGTGGACTGCGCGTGGTTCTGAAAGGCCAGGACTGGCACGATACACTGTGCGCCTCATGCCATGACCTCAAAACTCGTG ATGGAGCTGAATATCTGCATGAAATCCTTCCTACGTTCTTCATTCAACTTCACCAGACGATGGGAATCAAAAGAATGCGTCGGTTAGCAACGAGGCTGCCACAAGAGGGAGGCAAGAAACCGCTCATAGGAACGGTCATGAAGCTTAATAGAAGGGGTCTTCACGACTTTATGAACAGTTGGGACCAAAGTGCAGGGAACGATCAGGTTAGGAAACTTCCTGAGGTGTTGAGGAAGATAGGGGCCTTCAACATGGGAGACAAACTAGAGCGTAAACTGGCATATATCGACCAGCAATCCAAACTCTGTGAAGAGTTAGTTGAAGTAGCCCAAAATTAG